The sequence ttgatatgtttggtatcattttgaagcttatgagttgaagttttgatttccatggaggaaaaaataatattatgtaaatttatgcaaatttcaagggcttcatttgcataaatgtgaaatacagcgttacgtatgggacatttataaaaattcatatttattcaaaggaaagcaaatgatatttgatgaatatgtggacataagaagtttatcaaatagtttaacttggtatggaaatttagggattatgcaaatgattatgcaaattagctcgtgtcctatcatgagatgtcccatacgtaacaaattgaggtcatttttttaggttttctcTGAAGTTCCTAAGgttatttgaatgcccttttggaaagttctaatttattgtttAGAGAAGTTAAATaccatagaaaaaagaaaaaacagttaaagaaatattttttattaggcaattaaataatgttacgtatgggacaaatgcgttATGTACGGGACATCCTCATACATATTGCATGTGAATGCATGAAGCTAGCTGGGAGGGTCTCTCAGTACACAAATGGTCAATCATCCTAAGAAAGCATCCCAACTTTGCAGCTACTTTTGAGTTATAGACACTTGAAAcaatgaacaattttcagagagggggagggggagatggcaaaatacacaatgaaaatcagcattaaagggatggtatagtttctgtagaaatggggattcagttttcaacattttacgaGATGATTGGAAACCAATTATAATGAAtcattaaagagcatacaattctaagtctagaggaattcaaagtttatttgatggagatccaatttgaaatggctgagatatcaaaaacaaacaaacaaacaaataaagtaaaatgaagtggtcctaataaaaaatgtgacccgcCTTTTGTTAGGACACCacgtttctggatatctcagccatttcgaaatggatttttgtcatgttaactttgaattcctcttagaattgtatgttatctaaatatttcataaaagaagtGCTGATTATCttgtaaaagttgaaatcaGAATTCCCATCTGAACCAGAACTGTAGACCTCTGATTTAAATGGTACTGAAACCAAATACACAAGCAGATTGAAAAATTGCAGTTCAACTAAGAGTATATTGGGCACTGTTCATCACACAATGTAGAGCTCTAGCTACATTGTAGCTGCATTGTATAGTACatatgtgatgataatgaagatgttacttcaaattagtgttttttgtatcaatttttttttattgcaagtgaTAAACAAATTGTCTTTACTAAgttttcagtagtagccatgacaaaaatcaTGAGTATACTACATACCGAGGTGTGACTTGAATCAATGACCTGATTGCTCGACAGATATCATATATCTGCTCGATTACTGGGGTTCCACGCAGCAGGTATTACATGTTTACTAagattaatatttcttgtgtcaagttgttttttattgaaactgaaTGGCAAACTTCATCAATGGAAGTAAACACTTTACTATTCTATTTTTTGGTAGTAAATATCCTGATAAAAATACagggcatacatactcaggttggtcataaaaatatagaatatgattaaagattatgatggtaaatatttggggaatattgttcccttgacaatctggatcagtatttgagtaatttcaactgattcTACTGCAAtaatcatgcaaaaatttgtttataaatgggtattttgcaaaattattttgcaaaatacccataaacatggttctccacacactaaacgaatgggggacaaagggcatgcatactcaggttggtcatagaaatataaagatatgattgaatatgactatgatggtaaatatttggggaatattgtttccttgacaatctggatcagtattgagtagtttcaactgattttgcttcaataattatgcaaaatacccataaacatggttcaccacacactaaacgaatgggggacaaagtgtcccatacgtaactgtCCCATATGTAACACGTCATGTCTGTTTTAATTAGAACCTGTAATTAGAGCTTTTTGcctcatgacatgaaacttacctctgataatcttgagtgttgtgactttcatcacagtgagttaaaagttgtagaatgaaatacttttagagagttttgaggttgaaaaaaatgttcaaaaaaacaacatttttctggtcccatacgtaacggcacatattttctcttctagaatataattgtgaaggtcatttttctcaattttttacatgattatacttctcctagatatcaatcaccatgataaagttcaatatgatcaaaggccattaacactatttttcaggtcataaaagtctctgaatgtcccatacgtaacgcgcgcgttatcttggacttgcccatacATGTAAACTTGAGCACTCATTTCTAAATGCAGTGAGGTACAATATAAATGTGCAAAAGCAGTCAGTAATACCGTCAACATGGAAAGCATAGATGTCACCCAGCAATGATTTGCGTGGTGACAGCTTGTTATTATGAACTGTTCCTTTACAAATGCCCAAAATGGattaaggtttgttattctggaggtttgttaatctgaaaatggaaTAAGGTTCATCATtgtgaaggtttgttaatctgaaaaggaaataaggttctttattccaGAGGTACGGTAATccgaaaatgggaaaaaaaagaaggcttgttagtccgaaaatgaaactatcataattctgaaggttcgtgAGTACGCACTTTCTCTTCAATTTCAGATTAACCTGTTctgtacgggaacctggtggcctgtgtattaagtctacgGGCATTTCAGAACTCAGCATAGAAAGGGTTAATGAACCTTTCGGAATAACATttaacttatttcattttcgtattaatggaccttcagaataacgaacatcattTCATATTCTTGATTGCTAtcaatgaacctttggaataacaagtcttcggaataatgccacaaatgttttAATTTTTAAATGAACCTTTTTTCACTTTCGGACTAACAAACCTCTAGGTACACGTATATACTGcagttaatttgtttgtttcagaaTGACAAAGTaacctttgtttcattttcagatcaacatAACCTTTCGAATGATGGAGATCACccaatttgcatataaaatatgtGGCAAATTTTCTTTCCCACACACATAGATGCTGGCAGTGCCCTCGTCCTGAAGTACATCATACGGGGACTGAAGGCGATAGACGAGAGCGTGGACGTCACTGCGGACGGCACCAAGGCAATCTACGACTTCCTCAAGGATGTGGACGGCCTGAAGAAGGAGGAGGACTTCCAGCGAGTGGCCGGCCTGGCGGAGAAACACAAGCTCTGTCCTGAGCACCTTCCTACCAAGAGTCTTAAATCCAGAGAGGTACGTAGACTTGGTATCAGGCATGGCGCGGTGGAAGTCCTCGTAGTGGGATGTGTGAAAAGTAAAATCATGACAAGACAACAAGCTCTGTCCTGAGCACCTTCCTACCAAGAGTCTTAAATCCAGAGAGGTATGTAGACTTGGTATCAGGCATGGCGCGGTGGAAGTCCTCGTAGTGGGATGTGTGAAAAGTAAAATCATGACAAGACAACGAGCTCTGTCCTGAGCACCTTCCTACCAAGAGTCTTAAATCCAGAGAGGTACGTAGACTTGGTATGACTTGGTATCAGGCATGGCGCGGTGGAAGTCCTCGTAGTGGGATGTGTGAAAAGTAAAATCATGACAAGACAACAAGCTCTGTCCTGAGCACCTTCCTACCAAGAGTCTTAAATCCAGAGAGGTACGTAGACTTGGTATCAGGCATGGTGCGGTGGAAGTCCTCGTAGTGGAATGTGTGAAAAGTAAAATCATAACAAGACAACAAGCTCTGTCCTGAGCACCTTCCTACCAAGAGTCTTAAATCCAGAGAGGTACGTAGACTTGGTATCAGGCATGGCGCGGTGGAAGTCCTCGTAGTGGGATGTGTGAAAAGTAAAATCATGACAAGACAACAATGCAGAATGAAGAATTTCTTTGAGGCCAGCTTTTTGGGCCACTGTATTAGTCAGAGCATAGCCTACATGCATAGAGAAAAGGTATGCTGCTATTGCTGGACCCAAATACTCCAATTCAACAAGTTTTCACGAGGTTTCACAAGCTTTTACATTTTAGTCTTCTTCTagaaaactggggggggggggggtgctggattttgatcaaatttataGTAGAAATCCTTAATGGAGGAAGGTATGTCATAGTTTGTGCCAGTGGAGGTGCTGTCCTAGACGGGGGCAGGAGCAGGATCCAAATACCCGTAATTTGCTAATTTGCGCAATTTCTCacattttcaatcttttgaCAATTGTGGGCTAAGATTTGGCCAAATTTGGCAGAAATCATCaatttggagggggggggggggggagagggatcATAATTTGTGTAGATGGTGGAAGTGttccaaagggggggggggggggaggctccTGGTGTAAAGGCCTAAATACCCAAATTAGGAGGGTGTTGCTAAAGGGTCCTGCAGTAATCTTTAAACCTCAAGATTTTTGAAATACCGTATTTTGTCCCAAGTGGAGTGCCATCGAGTCAAAGTGCAATGCTCAGGTGACTACCTCGACTCACATGTCTCCTGTCTGATCTTGTGGTGGTAACCAGAAAGTCAATCTTTAACAAATCTAATTCTGttctccctttttcttctttaggTGTGGGGAGCCCTTCTCCCACACGTCCCCTTACAGAGTATCCTGGCCAACATCGTCAAGCTGGCTGCCATGGGTACCTTCAAGCCCAAGAGCGCCGAGGCTGAAGTGGTGTGCCGGCGCCTGCAGAGCACCGAGGAGCTGAGGGGGGCACGGTTGCACCCCTTCAGCTTCCTGATGGCTCTCAGGGTGTACCGCTCCAAGAAGGTGGATAAGACAAAGCTGCACTGGGAGATCAACAAGGAGCTGATGAAGGCACTGACAGAAGCTTACTACAAGGCATTTGAGGTCAGAAGCAAAGAAATGTGAAACGCGTTCAAACTATGTTAACTGCTTTGTGGCCAGAGTTGATaacgtgaaaagttagtttggggAGGGGATAGACAAGCATACTTGGTGTGTGATACTGTGAATGACAGcttgtgtatacaatgtatttttccctataaccatgtttgtatgctcccttaaaggtaggggataccttttacagacctcccaaaatgcagcaaaacattaaatatgaacctcgggggacttgtttaggccactgttgagaaatttggaagtcaacagttatctacaatttgaataatgcacaaaactcaactactcagtagttctgtgtgtcagccacacttaagcctttttgttgcagtcttctgtattttttatctataaacacaaatctaaaagtataagagctgatgtaataacatatagagtgtgtggcaagaatgtatatagaaatgttttgtgagtttttatgaactttcttcacaaaatatacatgatggaaacacatgcagtgcatgggtctgcaaaggtagcctagtaatgtactggaatttacggtgagccccgaaaaaaattcaattcaaaatctatcggtcaataaaaatgtactaaatgttaccttccactttcaatactttatgggagtttctaaaatcatactctcttcaacataccactgtatttatacaactcttcatttgaggcatgcaaatgggattccctacctttaagctgACAAAATAGCATAGAGTTATTAAAATATTGTGCACGATTATATGCCTTGTATACTGACAACAGGAATATGAGGTTGACTCACAAGTGAAGAATACTATGGTAATTGTAAATTTTCTTCTTTACTTGTATTGGAATTACTGTAGTCAAGCCCagtgttgacctttgaccctctcCAGGCTGCAGACAAGACAGGCAAGAGATTCCTGCTCGCTGTGGATGTCAGTTCCTCCATGGCACTGAGCGGCGTGAACGGTACGAGGAACATCGCAGCGCGGGAGGCCGCGGCCACGATAGCGCTGATGATTGCCAAGAAAGAGGAGGGCGGCCGCGTGATGGGCTTCACATCCGAACTAACAGAGATCCCGATCACAGCCGGCATGAAGCTGGAAGATGCCGTGAAAAAGATGGGAGAGGTGCATTCATTGCTCAGTTTGTTTCTCATCAGGGGCTTTTGCACCGTACCTGCGTAGAAATGCTAATGTTGCGTACCAACTTCGCCAAAATAGGCCGCAGTCTCAGGAAAAAATTGTGACTGAAGTAAGCGATTGCAAGAATCAGTGTGAGAAAGATGTGTTGGGTACACCTGTAAATCCTTGGACCAACCTTCAAAGGTTTCTTTTTGTCGGACTTGCGTAGGGTAGGATACTGTTGCGTAGGCATTGGCCTTTAGTAGCGTAGTGTTGCAAGCTTTGCGTAGGCATGGCATACAGTAGCATAGTTGTTGCATAGACTAGGGTGTAAACTGCATATTTTTTGCATCTCGTGCTCCATGGTGATAGTGGGcattaaaaattaaacatgtttattttgttttttctgtgcgTACCCTTTCCTTCATTTGGTGTATTATTACATAGGCAGGCGTAGGCACAGTGTAAGGTAGCGTAACCTCTGTGCAGGCGGTACATAACACCATGCAACCCTACACAATACCAGTGTCAAAGCCCCCTAAGTGTTTTCTGCAAAGTGCTTTCATGGTGAAAGAAAAGTGTAGTTATTTTGTTGGAGTGCACATTGTGTTCCTATGAAAGTCCGAAGTTTAAGCCCTTGCATGGCTCTTGTCGAAAGTTGTGTCTGAGAAATATTCATCACAATGCGGTATAACTGACACACTCCTTATTACTGTGGTGAActtctttctcttcattgttTCTGTGAGGATCCTAGCAGGGAGGGAGGGATGTGTGTAGTTATTTTGGTGGAGTGCACATCACGCCTCCAGTATTAATGCCCAACTTTTGTACGTGGGTACAGCATAATGGATGGCATGCATACTCCAGAGGGAAATTTGCAGtaatgtaaaagtggtttctttcggggtggttttattttcgcgctttgaggttgaaccgcgaaattaacatcacgcaaaaatgttttgaactcgacgcttgttacaacgctattgcgcacatgcacacaagATTCCGCGCATTGAGTGTATTGATGGTCAACACACACAGCGATACCGCGCAATGTAGGTCAAGCATGTTATTACGTACTCGAGAGACGGGATTTCAGGTAAGCCtgcatttaattttaatttctatttaataaataaaagaataattggattTTAATTGGGGTTTTGATGTGCAATATAAAACAGTTTTTGCCGactgtgaattcacagattttgccgactgcgaatttaaacacacgcgaaaaagtcggcaccgatggaaaccgcgaaagtatctgtacgcgaaagaaaccacttttacagtacctgcTGTAAATGGGATAAGAACCACCACTGGCTTTCTGGTAGAAGCtcggtagtctagtggatatgacgcctgtctagcaatcaggaTGTTGTGGGTTTGAGTCTTAAGCTGAGCATGTATGCCCATgacttttatcatggctattactCTTACCAAAGATTAGTTGCTTGATTGTGTCGACGAAAGGCACGTTGTCAATCTGTGCAGTGCTtgcatttcattgcattttttttcaccatatcaCGTTACACAACTGTAACTGGTTGTACTGAGATTTGctcgtttttttattttcttgcagTAGAGGACatcaaaaattaatgtcagtCAAGCTCAGAAACTTGTTTTCCTAAGGTTGTCATAAACTTTCAACTTGTGGAAATGCAGCATTTGACACAGGAGCACCAGTCACTGAATTTTCTACTGGAATTTAGCTATTTGTCCAGTGTTTGATTGATGCCGTAAActactgtatttttattgtacAGTCACCTCCTGCAAGTTACCTGAACAaacatctttattttttcttctttttttttggatcaaCATGCATATTTTGACTGCATGGTGGTCTGCCTAccaagaaatatatatcacaattACTGTTGAATGAGATGATATAGAATATTTTTATGTAATCAGTgtgaaagggatggtatagtattggttgaggtgagggtGCAGCAGTTAACTGTTTGCTAGATACTTTGAAAACcattctatgaaatgttaaaggtcATGCAATATCAAGAGGAAGTCAAAGTTTATTCaaagaaaatcagttttgtaatggctgagatttccaaaaccaaagtaaaacaaagtggtcccaataaaaggtgggtcccacctttttattaggattgctttgttttggatatctcagccatttcaaaaccaattttcatcaattaaactttgaattcctcttggaattatatactctttcatatatgtcatataagaggtttcttatctCAAAAAATAAGTTAAAAACCTTAAATCCCATGTCAACAAAAACTATGCCATTCCTTTAATTTAGaagacttgtttttttttttacatttttttgttgttcattttgtacacaGCTGTCGATGGGCCAGACTGATTTTGCCCAGCCTATGCTGTGGGCAGCCAAAAACAAGGTAGCTGTGGACCACTTCATCATGTGCACGGACTGCGAGACGTATAACGGGGACGTGTCGGCGGCAGACGCCCTCGCACAGTACCGCGCGGCCATGAAGATCGACGCCAAGGCTGCCATCGTGGCCATGACGTCCAACAACTTCTCGATGGCCCCGGCCGGCGACATTCGGATGCTGGACATCGCAGGGTTCAACGGCACTGCCGCCGGCATCTTACAAAGCATGGCGCTGGACTTCCAATGATAATGTCCTCGTCATCGttaatatatcaatatttatTGTCATATATATGAATTGAGTGTCGAATCGCAATTACAGAGAGAGCAAAGAGATGGGTGCAAGGCCTTTTTCCTCGCGGATAAAAGAGAGGGCgtgagagatagaaagagagtgatagagattgagagagaaagatagaaatggagagagagagagagagatagagatgaaaaaagaaaaatagagatggagagagagagaaatagagagacaGAGGAAGTGACTGAAAAACTGGGATGAAAGGAGAGCAAGAAAAATTTAGCAAACTCCACAGCAGGCATTACTGAAAAGATTTTTGGCAACATTCTGAAATTGCAATTTCAGTGGTGTCAAATgtttgaaaaggaagaaaaaaatcatcccTCCCCTCTTATTTCGTACGGTAgtgtacagtattttttttttttttaatggggtgCATGTCACTGCAAgtcataatactgtaaaagtggatattttcgtacaagtaatttttcatgcttggccgggtaagatgaCCTTTTTTATTATGCGGAATCGGGACATTgattactggaacatatggcatgcaaaaatacattgtataagcgtgcttttatttttgcgctagcaTCCAGTTGCACGAAATGCTCGAaaatttccacacacacacacacagaaattcCACTGTGACATTAGTTGTGACCTGGAATATCTTCAAGTAAACTGTATAAGGTTAGGAAAACTATTGTTAATGGAACATGAAGGTACTGGATGATCCTTGCTACATATGAACATCACTACACATTCATGTGGGTAGGGCAACATTTGTCAGGGAGAATCTGTGAACTCAAGACATGGAGGGGAACTACAATGTGTATGATGCTACTTTCGAGTTAGTTCTTGCTACTCCTGAGCAACAATGTATTCCGACAAATATTGCCTCTTTCTCCTCTGTCGCGTGTTTCATGCATTTGATGCACCAATTCCCCTGATATTTGTTGCAAGTTTCAAAGCTACTACTTATAGCCTTCCATTTCATCCGATACTTTCTCACAGCGATGCAAGTAGGGGACCATACAGTTCCatctcatttgtttgtttgttttttgttttgaacaacTGGATTATCTTTGGAAATCTTTCTAGAAAAGGTAAGCAGAGTAAAGGGGAAATCGTAATACATATGTGGcagatcattattttttttatttttgtaggacgtgaaagaaaaaaaaagtactgctCAATTTCATAATGCAAATGTTGTGTGAGTTTGCAAGAGTACATGCCCATCAAGCAGTTTGGGTGTGTTCATTTTCGTTCATTTGGTTTacaagtactttttttttttttttaaaatcaggaTATCTTCATGTGCTTTGCAGAATCCCACCAGAACATGTTGAGATATGCATTTTGGTTTC comes from Diadema setosum chromosome 17, eeDiaSeto1, whole genome shotgun sequence and encodes:
- the LOC140240837 gene encoding RNA-binding protein RO60-like; the protein is MASEDETNNVGVSSDLVTLRRYLCMGQESGTYYVVNREPKEAPVPECTQKLIDDGKGADIVKELVRFAKPGHPLHKDSFMKVLVLVARSKDTKAKKAVYNELGKLCPTATELFQFVDGVEKGGEGTGWGRMQRKAISKWYCEKDGQELARLVSGCKQRSGWSHRDLIRLAHVKPPAENAGSALVLKYIIRGLKAIDESVDVTADGTKAIYDFLKDVDGLKKEEDFQRVAGLAEKHKLCPEHLPTKSLKSREVWGALLPHVPLQSILANIVKLAAMGTFKPKSAEAEVVCRRLQSTEELRGARLHPFSFLMALRVYRSKKVDKTKLHWEINKELMKALTEAYYKAFEAADKTGKRFLLAVDVSSSMALSGVNGTRNIAAREAAATIALMIAKKEEGGRVMGFTSELTEIPITAGMKLEDAVKKMGELSMGQTDFAQPMLWAAKNKVAVDHFIMCTDCETYNGDVSAADALAQYRAAMKIDAKAAIVAMTSNNFSMAPAGDIRMLDIAGFNGTAAGILQSMALDFQ